A window of the Vibrio ostreae genome harbors these coding sequences:
- a CDS encoding PhoH family protein — protein MSNKIVTLEIDLEPSDNRRLASLCGPFDDNIKHLERRLGVEINHRSNYFTIVGKAHTATAALDILKTLYVDTAPVRGQIADIEPDQIHLAIKESGVLEQSTESELVTHGKEVFVKTKKGIIKPRTPNQAQYLVNMVTHDISFGIGPAGTGKTYLAVAAAVDALERQEIRRILLTRPAVEAGEKLGFLPGDLSQKVDPYLRPLYDALFEMLGFERVEKLIERNVIEVAPLAYMRGRTLNDAFIILDESQNTTVEQMKMFLTRIGFNSRAVITGDVTQIDLPRGAKSGLRHAIEVLSEVEEISFNFFLADDVVRHPVVARIVNAYEKWEAQDQKERKEYEKRRREERESKLLEQQKAELTSSSALEESGES, from the coding sequence TTGAGCAATAAAATCGTTACTTTAGAGATAGATCTCGAACCTTCCGATAACCGCCGTCTTGCCAGTCTGTGCGGTCCTTTCGATGACAACATCAAGCATTTAGAACGTCGTTTAGGCGTTGAAATCAACCACCGTAGTAACTACTTCACGATTGTAGGTAAAGCACATACTGCGACTGCCGCGCTCGACATTCTGAAGACTCTGTATGTCGACACTGCGCCGGTCCGCGGCCAAATCGCCGACATTGAACCGGATCAGATCCATCTGGCAATCAAAGAGTCCGGCGTACTGGAACAGAGCACCGAATCGGAGCTGGTTACGCACGGCAAAGAAGTGTTTGTCAAAACCAAAAAAGGCATCATCAAGCCACGTACGCCAAATCAGGCTCAGTACCTGGTCAACATGGTGACCCACGATATCAGTTTTGGTATTGGCCCGGCCGGTACCGGTAAAACCTACCTGGCGGTTGCAGCAGCGGTTGATGCCCTGGAACGTCAGGAAATCCGTCGCATTCTGCTGACTCGTCCGGCGGTTGAAGCGGGTGAGAAACTGGGCTTTCTGCCCGGTGACCTGAGCCAGAAAGTCGACCCTTACCTGCGTCCGCTCTACGATGCGCTGTTTGAGATGCTCGGCTTTGAACGGGTTGAAAAACTGATTGAACGTAACGTCATTGAAGTGGCTCCGCTGGCTTACATGCGCGGCCGTACCCTGAACGATGCGTTTATCATTCTCGACGAAAGCCAGAACACCACCGTCGAACAGATGAAAATGTTCCTGACCCGGATCGGCTTTAACTCGCGCGCTGTCATCACAGGTGACGTGACCCAGATCGACTTGCCACGCGGTGCTAAATCGGGCCTGCGCCATGCAATCGAAGTACTGAGCGAAGTCGAGGAGATCAGCTTCAACTTCTTCCTCGCCGACGACGTTGTGCGTCACCCAGTGGTGGCTCGTATCGTCAACGCCTATGAGAAGTGGGAAGCCCAGGATCAGAAAGAGCGTAAAGAGTACGAGAAACGCCGTCGTGAAGAGCGTGAATCTAAACTGCTCGAGCAGCAGAAAGCTGAGCTGACAAGCTCAAGCGCCCTGGAAGAGTCTGGTGAGTCATGA
- the ybeY gene encoding rRNA maturation RNase YbeY, with the protein MSIELDLQLAVEDETGLPSCDDFATWLSAAVTPFQPQAEVTVRIVDEQESHQLNLEYRGKDKSTNVLSFPFEVPPGIEMDLLGDLVICRQVVEREAEEQNKPLLAHWAHMVVHGSLHLLGYDHIEDDEAEEMESLETEIMQKMGFEDPYLADKI; encoded by the coding sequence ATGAGTATCGAACTTGATTTACAACTGGCCGTCGAGGATGAAACCGGGCTGCCGTCGTGTGACGATTTTGCCACCTGGCTGAGTGCAGCCGTCACGCCGTTTCAGCCTCAGGCTGAAGTGACGGTGCGCATCGTCGATGAACAAGAGAGCCACCAGCTCAACCTCGAATACCGCGGCAAAGATAAGTCCACCAACGTGCTGTCTTTTCCGTTCGAAGTGCCGCCCGGTATCGAAATGGATTTGCTCGGTGATCTGGTGATTTGCCGCCAGGTCGTTGAACGCGAAGCAGAAGAGCAAAATAAGCCTCTGCTAGCACACTGGGCCCATATGGTTGTACATGGCAGTCTTCATCTGCTAGGTTATGACCATATCGAGGATGACGAAGCTGAAGAGATGGAGTCCCTCGAAACAGAAATCATGCAGAAAATGGGGTTTGAAGACCCATATCTGGCCGATAAAATCTAG
- the corC gene encoding CNNM family magnesium/cobalt transport protein CorC (CorC(YbeX) belongs to the Cyclin M Mg2+ Exporter (CNNM) family, and was characterized as belonging to a set of three proteins, at least one of which must be present for CorA to function.) gives MNEDNSPYSSEGNKEKSDGPSRKSFFERLGQLFQGEPKDRQELVDVIRDSEVNDLIDHDTRDMLEGVMEIAEMRVRDIMIPRSQMVTVERTDNLDSLVALITDAQHSRYPVISEDKDHVEGILLAKDLLKYLGSNSSPFDIEEVIRPAVVVPESKRVDRLLKEFREERYHMSIVVDEFGGVSGLVTIEDILEEIVGDIEDETDDEEQLDIRKLSKHTYAVKALTTIEEFNNTFGTRFSDEEVDTVGGLVMTAFGHLPSRGEIVEIDRYNFKVTAADNRRVVQLQVTIPDMEALPEISEE, from the coding sequence ATGAACGAAGATAATTCGCCCTATTCTTCCGAAGGAAACAAAGAAAAATCGGACGGTCCGAGTAGAAAGTCCTTCTTTGAGCGCCTAGGTCAGTTATTTCAGGGAGAACCCAAGGATCGTCAGGAACTGGTTGACGTGATCCGCGACTCTGAAGTCAATGACCTGATTGACCATGACACCCGCGATATGCTGGAAGGGGTTATGGAAATTGCCGAAATGCGGGTTCGTGACATCATGATTCCCCGCTCACAAATGGTCACCGTCGAGCGTACCGATAACCTGGACTCGCTGGTCGCCTTGATTACCGATGCGCAGCATTCGCGTTATCCGGTCATCAGCGAAGACAAAGACCATGTGGAAGGCATTCTGCTTGCGAAGGACTTACTCAAATACTTAGGCTCGAACAGCTCCCCGTTTGACATCGAAGAAGTGATCCGCCCGGCGGTGGTGGTGCCTGAAAGCAAACGCGTCGATCGTCTGCTGAAAGAGTTCCGTGAGGAACGATATCACATGTCGATTGTCGTAGATGAGTTCGGGGGGGTTTCCGGCCTGGTGACCATTGAAGATATTCTGGAAGAAATCGTTGGCGATATCGAAGACGAAACCGACGATGAAGAGCAACTGGATATTCGTAAGCTCAGCAAACACACCTATGCGGTGAAGGCGCTGACCACCATCGAAGAATTCAACAATACCTTCGGTACCCGCTTCAGTGATGAAGAAGTGGATACGGTAGGCGGCCTGGTGATGACGGCCTTTGGCCACCTGCCAAGTCGTGGTGAAATCGTGGAAATCGATCGCTACAACTTCAAGGTAACGGCTGCTGATAATCGTCGCGTGGTTCAACTTCAGGTAACCATCCCCGATATGGAAGCTCTTCCGGAGATCAGCGAAGAGTAG
- the lnt gene encoding apolipoprotein N-acyltransferase, whose amino-acid sequence MTNTIHRLMRPLAAAFVGALTTLAFAPYQLWPVAILSPLLLLLLLHKQSVKGAALIGYCWGLGQFGIGINWVHISIDTFGGMPKIASVSLMLLLVGYLAIYPALFAWALNRFFPTSGRGRLLLAAPALWLVSDWLRGWVMTGFPWLWLGYSQIDSPLANYAPLGGVELLTLMVMLSAGALALTLLSKSKTLLLIPAVIFAAGYGLNAARWVKPDTDKTTKVALIQGNIPQARKWLPSERWPTIMKYTDLTRENWDADIIIWPEAAVPAFEFELTSYLHNLDAAARLNHSTIITGILNQTDDKQYYNSVLALGDTPQGEYQYDVSRRFHKHHLLPFGEFVPFEDLLRPLAPFFNLPMSSFTAGDYIQPNIIASGHALTPALCYEIIFNEQVRANTTDDTDFLLTLSNDAWFGRSIGPLQHMEIARMRALELGKPLIRATNNGVTAVTDYRGQITAQIPQFETGVLRAELVPTRGQTPYHALGSWPLYMWTALAMLAGLLLQRRRHHPDADS is encoded by the coding sequence ATGACGAATACAATTCATCGCCTTATGCGGCCGCTTGCGGCCGCTTTTGTTGGCGCCCTCACTACCCTGGCTTTCGCTCCTTATCAACTCTGGCCTGTGGCCATTCTCAGCCCGCTGCTGCTGTTATTGCTGCTCCATAAACAATCCGTCAAAGGCGCTGCGCTGATTGGCTATTGCTGGGGCCTGGGACAGTTTGGCATCGGTATTAACTGGGTTCATATCAGCATTGATACCTTTGGTGGTATGCCCAAAATCGCCAGTGTGTCCCTGATGTTACTGTTAGTCGGCTACCTGGCTATCTATCCGGCGCTGTTCGCCTGGGCGCTCAATCGCTTTTTCCCGACCTCGGGTCGTGGCCGCTTATTACTTGCCGCTCCCGCGCTCTGGCTGGTCAGTGACTGGTTACGCGGCTGGGTGATGACCGGCTTTCCATGGTTGTGGCTTGGTTACAGTCAGATAGACAGTCCGCTCGCCAATTACGCGCCGCTCGGCGGGGTGGAACTGCTGACGCTGATGGTGATGCTGTCCGCTGGCGCACTGGCCCTGACGCTACTGAGTAAAAGTAAAACCCTGCTGCTGATCCCGGCGGTTATCTTTGCTGCCGGCTACGGGCTCAATGCCGCGCGCTGGGTCAAACCGGACACGGACAAAACCACCAAGGTAGCCTTGATTCAGGGCAACATACCTCAGGCACGTAAATGGCTGCCAAGCGAACGCTGGCCAACCATTATGAAGTACACCGACCTCACCCGTGAAAACTGGGATGCGGACATTATTATCTGGCCGGAAGCCGCCGTGCCGGCCTTCGAGTTTGAGCTGACTTCCTACCTGCACAACCTTGATGCGGCAGCACGCCTCAACCACAGTACCATCATCACCGGCATTCTGAATCAGACCGATGACAAGCAGTATTACAATAGCGTGCTGGCCCTGGGTGATACCCCACAAGGCGAATACCAGTACGATGTGTCCCGGCGTTTCCATAAGCATCACCTGTTGCCATTTGGTGAGTTTGTTCCGTTTGAAGACCTGCTGCGTCCGCTGGCGCCGTTCTTCAACCTGCCGATGTCTTCATTTACCGCGGGTGACTATATCCAACCGAATATTATCGCCAGTGGCCATGCCCTGACGCCAGCACTGTGTTACGAAATCATCTTCAACGAGCAGGTACGTGCCAACACCACCGACGACACCGACTTCCTGCTCACCCTGTCCAACGATGCCTGGTTTGGCCGCTCGATTGGCCCGTTACAACATATGGAAATTGCTCGTATGCGCGCGCTGGAACTGGGTAAACCGCTGATTCGTGCCACTAATAACGGCGTGACCGCTGTGACTGACTACCGTGGTCAAATCACCGCCCAAATCCCGCAGTTTGAGACCGGCGTGCTGCGTGCCGAACTGGTGCCGACCCGTGGCCAGACGCCATATCATGCTCTGGGCAGTTGGCCGCTGTATATGTGGACTGCCCTGGCTATGCTGGCCGGCCTGTTGCTGCAACGCCGCCGTCACCATCCTGATGCAGATAGCTGA
- a CDS encoding zinc ribbon-containing protein: MPKQKTGYEALVEEVVETLKKSPQEVDHILDTSGKVVAAANDLTKDELALISAYIKADLKEFADSYEEEKSSPFYLMITNSIWQGLLDITDRTKVEWVELFQDLEHQGLYKAGDMIGLGVLVCDSCGHRMEYNHPTEIVPCTRCGATAFSRQPFKP, encoded by the coding sequence ATGCCAAAACAAAAAACGGGTTACGAGGCTTTAGTTGAAGAGGTGGTCGAAACCCTCAAGAAGAGTCCGCAAGAAGTCGATCATATTCTGGACACTTCCGGCAAAGTCGTGGCCGCCGCCAATGACCTGACCAAAGATGAGCTGGCGCTGATTTCCGCTTACATAAAAGCTGACCTTAAAGAGTTCGCTGACAGTTATGAAGAGGAAAAAAGCAGCCCGTTTTATCTGATGATCACCAACTCCATCTGGCAGGGCCTGCTGGATATTACCGATCGCACCAAAGTGGAGTGGGTCGAGCTGTTTCAGGATCTCGAGCATCAGGGGTTGTACAAAGCCGGGGACATGATTGGACTGGGCGTGTTGGTGTGCGACAGCTGCGGCCATCGGATGGAATACAATCACCCGACCGAAATTGTCCCTTGTACCCGCTGCGGCGCGACCGCTTTCAGTCGTCAGCCGTTTAAGCCTTAG
- the leuS gene encoding leucine--tRNA ligase, which translates to MQEQYNPQDIEQKVQQHWDDNKTFVVSEDPNKEKFYCLSMFPYPSGRLHMGHVRNYTIGDVVSRFQRLQGKNVMQPIGWDAFGLPAENAAVKNNTAPAPWTYENIEYMKNQLKLLGFGYDWNREFATCRPEYYRWEQEFFTKLYEKGLVYKKTSSVNWCPNDQTVLANEQVEDGCCWRCDTPVEQKEIPQWFIKITAYAQELLDDLDNLDGWPEMVKTMQRNWIGRSEGVELKFAVKDQAQDLEVYTTRPDTLMGVTYVGIAAGHPLATKAAQSNPELAAFIEECKNTKVAEAELATMEKKGMATGLTAIHPLNGREVPVYVANFVLMDYGTGAVMAVPAHDQRDYEFATKYNLEIIPVIKPVDGSELDISAEAYTEKGVLFDSGEFDGLEFQAAFDAIAAKLEAEGKGVKTVNFRLRDWGVSRQRYWGAPIPMVTTEDGEVHPVPADQLPVILPEDVVMDGVTSPIKADKEWAKTTFNGEPALRETDTFDTFMESSWYYARYCSPQADDILDPEKANYWLPVDQYIGGIEHACMHLLYSRFFHKLLRDAGYVTSDEPFKQLLCQGMVLADAFYYTNEKGTKEWVSPTEVKVERDAKGRIASAVDGEGRNVAHSGMIKMSKSKNNGIDPQEMVDKYGADTVRLFMMFASPADMTLEWQESGVEGANRFLKRVWKLVREHAEKGAAGAVDAAALNADQKALRRDVHKTIAKVTDDIARRQTFNTAIAAIMELMNKLAKAPQEEAQDRAILDEALKAITLMLYPIAPHICFEMWNALGQADIDSAAWPTFDEAALVEDEKLIVLQVNGKLRGKLTVAADATKEQVEELGLKDENVLKFTDGKTIRKVIYVPGKLLNIVAN; encoded by the coding sequence ATGCAAGAGCAATACAACCCGCAAGATATTGAACAAAAAGTTCAACAGCATTGGGACGACAACAAGACCTTTGTTGTAAGTGAAGACCCAAATAAAGAAAAATTCTACTGTCTCTCAATGTTCCCGTACCCAAGTGGCCGTCTGCATATGGGTCACGTGCGTAACTACACTATCGGTGATGTGGTCTCTCGTTTCCAGCGTCTGCAAGGCAAAAACGTCATGCAACCAATCGGCTGGGATGCTTTCGGTCTGCCGGCAGAAAACGCTGCAGTCAAAAACAACACTGCGCCAGCGCCGTGGACCTACGAAAATATTGAATACATGAAAAACCAGCTCAAACTGCTGGGTTTTGGCTACGACTGGAACCGCGAATTTGCGACCTGTCGTCCGGAATACTACCGTTGGGAACAAGAGTTCTTCACCAAGCTGTACGAGAAAGGCCTGGTTTATAAGAAGACGTCTTCCGTTAACTGGTGTCCGAACGACCAGACCGTTCTGGCCAACGAACAAGTTGAAGACGGCTGCTGCTGGCGTTGTGATACCCCGGTAGAGCAAAAAGAAATCCCGCAGTGGTTCATCAAGATCACGGCATACGCGCAAGAGCTGCTGGATGATCTGGATAATCTGGATGGCTGGCCGGAAATGGTGAAAACCATGCAGCGCAACTGGATTGGCCGCTCTGAAGGTGTGGAACTTAAGTTTGCAGTCAAAGATCAGGCGCAGGATCTGGAAGTGTACACCACACGTCCGGACACCCTGATGGGTGTGACGTACGTCGGCATCGCTGCCGGTCACCCGCTGGCAACGAAAGCGGCTCAGAGCAACCCTGAACTGGCGGCTTTCATCGAAGAATGTAAAAACACCAAAGTCGCTGAGGCTGAACTGGCGACGATGGAGAAGAAAGGCATGGCAACCGGCCTGACGGCGATTCACCCGCTGAATGGTCGTGAAGTACCGGTTTACGTGGCTAACTTCGTGCTGATGGACTACGGTACAGGCGCGGTGATGGCAGTACCTGCCCACGACCAGCGTGACTACGAGTTCGCCACTAAGTATAACCTGGAGATCATCCCGGTCATCAAACCCGTTGACGGCAGCGAGCTGGACATTTCGGCTGAAGCGTACACCGAGAAAGGTGTGCTGTTTGACTCAGGTGAGTTCGATGGTCTGGAATTCCAGGCCGCGTTCGATGCGATCGCAGCCAAACTGGAAGCAGAAGGTAAAGGGGTCAAAACCGTTAATTTCCGTCTGCGCGACTGGGGTGTATCCCGTCAGCGTTACTGGGGTGCGCCAATCCCGATGGTCACCACTGAAGACGGTGAAGTTCATCCGGTTCCGGCTGACCAGCTGCCGGTCATTCTGCCGGAAGATGTGGTAATGGACGGCGTCACCAGCCCGATCAAAGCGGACAAAGAGTGGGCGAAAACCACCTTTAACGGTGAACCGGCTCTGCGTGAAACCGACACATTCGATACCTTCATGGAATCGTCTTGGTACTACGCGCGCTACTGTAGCCCGCAAGCCGATGACATCCTGGATCCGGAAAAAGCGAACTACTGGCTGCCGGTTGACCAGTACATCGGTGGTATCGAGCACGCGTGTATGCACCTGCTGTACTCACGTTTCTTCCACAAACTGCTGCGTGATGCCGGGTATGTGACTTCTGACGAGCCATTTAAACAGCTGCTGTGCCAGGGTATGGTGCTGGCCGATGCGTTCTACTACACCAACGAGAAAGGCACCAAAGAGTGGGTTTCTCCGACGGAAGTGAAAGTAGAACGTGACGCGAAAGGGCGCATCGCTTCTGCTGTCGACGGCGAAGGCCGCAACGTTGCACACTCAGGCATGATCAAAATGTCTAAGTCGAAAAACAACGGTATCGACCCGCAGGAAATGGTCGACAAATACGGTGCAGACACCGTACGTCTGTTCATGATGTTTGCTTCACCGGCGGATATGACGCTGGAGTGGCAGGAATCAGGCGTTGAAGGTGCCAACCGCTTCCTGAAACGCGTCTGGAAACTGGTGCGTGAGCACGCAGAGAAAGGCGCAGCCGGCGCGGTTGACGCGGCAGCACTGAACGCAGACCAGAAAGCGCTGCGTCGTGATGTCCACAAAACCATCGCCAAAGTGACCGATGATATTGCCCGTCGTCAGACCTTCAACACCGCAATTGCAGCGATCATGGAGCTGATGAACAAGCTGGCGAAAGCACCACAGGAAGAGGCTCAGGATCGTGCAATTCTGGATGAAGCACTGAAAGCGATCACGCTGATGCTGTACCCGATTGCACCGCACATCTGTTTTGAAATGTGGAATGCTCTGGGTCAGGCAGACATCGACAGCGCGGCATGGCCAACCTTCGATGAAGCGGCTCTGGTTGAAGACGAAAAACTGATCGTTCTGCAGGTTAACGGTAAGCTGCGCGGCAAACTGACGGTAGCGGCGGACGCGACGAAAGAGCAAGTCGAAGAGCTTGGTCTGAAAGACGAAAACGTGCTGAAGTTCACCGACGGCAAAACCATTCGCAAAGTTATCTATGTTCCGGGCAAACTGCTGAACATCGTTGCGAACTAA
- a CDS encoding LPS-assembly lipoprotein LptE, with the protein MRLTLSSTLKLSLVVLTASLLSACGFHLRGDYDVPEELSTMSVTSYDQYSTFTRLVKGQLRLNEIALVSPSENVPNLHLLSEGISERTLSLYQNARTAEKELTFRASYRVLIPELGEKTFSTSVTRSYLDNPLTALAKSVERDMIEDEMRKLAASQIVRQMARLKASIESGHMDDPQTGDTHSDYQVNTVQEPAAAGNTQ; encoded by the coding sequence ATGCGTTTGACATTGTCATCTACATTGAAGTTATCACTGGTTGTTCTGACCGCCTCCCTGCTCAGTGCCTGCGGTTTTCACCTGCGTGGTGACTACGATGTTCCGGAAGAACTGAGCACGATGTCGGTCACCAGTTACGACCAATACAGCACCTTTACCCGTTTAGTGAAAGGTCAGCTGCGCCTGAATGAAATCGCCCTGGTCAGCCCGAGCGAAAATGTGCCAAACCTGCATCTGCTGAGTGAAGGCATCAGCGAGCGCACTCTGTCGCTGTACCAAAACGCACGCACGGCAGAAAAAGAGCTGACCTTCCGCGCCTCTTACCGTGTTCTTATTCCTGAGCTGGGTGAAAAAACCTTCTCCACCAGCGTGACCCGCAGCTACCTGGATAACCCGCTGACTGCACTGGCAAAATCGGTCGAACGCGACATGATTGAAGATGAAATGCGCAAACTGGCCGCGAGTCAGATTGTGCGTCAGATGGCACGTCTTAAAGCCTCGATCGAATCCGGTCATATGGACGATCCGCAAACCGGTGATACCCATTCGGATTACCAGGTCAACACCGTTCAAGAGCCAGCCGCTGCCGGCAACACTCAGTAG
- the holA gene encoding DNA polymerase III subunit delta: MRLYADKLADALQKSLLPVYLVFGNEPLLIQESRSAIEQQARSQGFEEKHRFQIDASLDWNEVYDCCQSMSLFSSRQLIELEIPEAGLNAAAGKELAKLADSLNPDILLVIVGPKPTRAQENSAWFKALSAHGVMVNCLTPDISRLPQFVTTRCRALGLQPDAEAVQMLAQWHEGNLFALAQSLEKLLLLYPDRQLTLVRLEESLSRHNHFTPFHWIDALLEGKANRAQRILRQQAAEGVEPIILMRTAQKELFQLLQMRQAMNSQPIGSLFDKYRIWQNKRPLYAAALQRLSVQHLQHLVRLLAQCEIVAKTQYEQSPWPLLHQLSLECCVPQANLPLPA; this comes from the coding sequence ATGAGATTGTATGCTGACAAACTGGCCGACGCGCTGCAAAAGTCGCTGCTGCCGGTTTATCTGGTGTTCGGCAACGAGCCTTTGCTGATTCAGGAATCGCGCAGCGCGATTGAACAGCAGGCGCGCAGCCAGGGTTTTGAGGAAAAACATCGTTTTCAGATCGATGCCAGCCTCGACTGGAACGAAGTGTATGACTGCTGCCAGTCAATGAGCCTGTTTTCCAGCCGTCAGTTGATCGAGCTGGAAATTCCCGAGGCGGGTCTGAATGCCGCCGCAGGTAAAGAGCTGGCCAAGCTGGCTGACAGCCTCAATCCGGATATTTTGCTGGTCATCGTCGGTCCGAAACCGACCCGGGCGCAGGAAAACAGCGCCTGGTTTAAGGCGCTGAGTGCGCACGGCGTGATGGTCAACTGCCTGACGCCCGACATCAGCCGCCTGCCCCAGTTTGTTACCACGCGCTGCCGGGCGTTAGGTTTACAGCCCGACGCCGAAGCGGTTCAAATGCTGGCACAGTGGCACGAAGGTAACCTGTTTGCCCTGGCCCAGAGCCTGGAGAAACTGCTCCTGCTTTACCCGGATCGCCAGCTCACTCTGGTGAGACTGGAAGAGTCGCTCAGCCGCCATAACCACTTTACACCGTTTCACTGGATTGATGCGCTGCTGGAAGGCAAAGCCAACCGTGCTCAGCGCATATTGCGCCAGCAAGCGGCCGAAGGCGTGGAGCCGATTATCCTGATGCGAACAGCACAAAAAGAGCTGTTTCAGCTGCTGCAGATGCGCCAGGCGATGAACAGTCAGCCTATCGGTAGCCTGTTTGATAAATATCGTATCTGGCAAAACAAACGTCCGTTATACGCCGCCGCTCTGCAACGTCTGTCAGTGCAGCATCTGCAACATCTGGTGCGCTTACTTGCCCAATGCGAAATTGTGGCAAAAACTCAATATGAACAGTCGCCCTGGCCGTTATTACACCAACTGAGCCTGGAGTGCTGTGTTCCGCAGGCAAACTTACCCTTGCCTGCCTGA
- the rsfS gene encoding ribosome silencing factor, with translation MQREELKDFLADKADDMKAVDIITLDVIGKSSVTDYLIICTGTSKRHVASIADHVASEAKKAGIEPLGIDGENEGEWVVVDMGSTMLHVMQEQQREMYQLEKLWS, from the coding sequence TTGCAACGTGAAGAACTCAAAGACTTTCTTGCCGACAAAGCCGACGACATGAAAGCGGTCGACATTATTACCCTGGATGTGATCGGTAAATCCAGCGTCACCGATTACCTGATCATCTGTACCGGGACGTCGAAAAGACACGTTGCGTCCATTGCTGACCATGTGGCCAGCGAAGCCAAAAAAGCCGGCATTGAACCGCTGGGCATTGATGGCGAGAATGAAGGCGAATGGGTCGTGGTCGATATGGGATCAACCATGCTGCACGTGATGCAGGAACAACAGCGCGAGATGTACCAACTGGAAAAACTCTGGAGCTAA
- the rlmH gene encoding 23S rRNA (pseudouridine(1915)-N(3))-methyltransferase RlmH: MKIQLIAVGTKMPKWVEEGFQEYRRRFPHDMPLELVEISAGKRGKNADIARILQKEGEAMLAAVPKGNRIVTLDIPGKRWDTEQLAQQLESWKLDARDVSILIGGPEGLAPACKAAAEQSWSLSPLTLPHPLVRVVMAESLYRAWSITANHPYHRE; this comes from the coding sequence GTGAAGATTCAACTGATCGCCGTTGGCACCAAAATGCCCAAGTGGGTCGAAGAGGGTTTTCAGGAATACCGTCGCCGCTTCCCGCATGATATGCCACTGGAACTGGTGGAAATCAGCGCCGGTAAGCGGGGCAAAAACGCCGACATTGCAAGAATTCTGCAAAAAGAAGGCGAAGCCATGCTGGCAGCCGTGCCAAAGGGTAACCGAATTGTTACTCTTGACATTCCCGGTAAGCGTTGGGACACCGAACAACTGGCGCAACAGCTGGAAAGCTGGAAACTGGATGCCCGGGATGTATCGATCCTGATTGGTGGCCCGGAAGGTCTGGCACCGGCGTGTAAAGCCGCCGCAGAGCAGAGCTGGTCATTATCACCGTTGACCCTGCCCCACCCACTGGTGCGAGTTGTGATGGCAGAAAGCCTGTACCGCGCCTGGAGTATTACCGCTAATCACCCTTATCACCGAGAATAG